In Candidatus Omnitrophota bacterium, a genomic segment contains:
- a CDS encoding MOP flippase family protein yields MVDKSLKKDFISGIKWTTAARFGAQGVQFITTFILARLLSPAEFGLVGLAGVFLLIANHVSQLGISSAIIQKKDIDESYLSSAFWTNIFVGLLLTVGVFFLSWPAASFFDNDNLRPIIQVLSLIYFLGSLRIVQNALFTKRLQFKKIAFLEVISVIISGTISVGMAAGGFGVWSLVYGRLAYVLTSLVMAWLLSSWRPRFVFNRDRFNQFFSFGLNVMCTNILSSCGGSVSTAVIGKFLNIASVGIFNMSMNIIYFPSRLTTMILSGVMFPILSHMQEDTVRLKAAYFNVLKTIAAITFPALIGMACVTPEFVKVVLGAKWVGIINPIRVLFVVGMIDSIVATVGSVFCSKGRPEIELKADLALLAILLPLIFLGLRFGLMGIAVAMVLHRILSISIFFILLKPLLNYRIAELLTSIFLPIRDSIIMGLAIMAYRSVFSVFFKNEFFLLLTSVLLGVSLYLLILKLFNSYIFTELKRIIADSFKDKILAIFRRQRCSVNP; encoded by the coding sequence ATGGTGGACAAAAGTTTAAAAAAAGATTTCATTTCCGGAATAAAATGGACCACCGCCGCCAGGTTTGGAGCGCAGGGGGTTCAGTTTATAACTACGTTTATTTTAGCGAGGTTGCTTTCTCCTGCAGAATTCGGATTAGTTGGCCTCGCAGGCGTCTTTTTGCTTATAGCGAATCATGTAAGCCAGCTTGGGATATCTTCAGCAATCATTCAAAAAAAAGATATAGATGAGTCGTATCTTTCTTCTGCATTCTGGACAAACATATTTGTAGGTCTTCTTTTAACAGTTGGCGTATTCTTTTTATCCTGGCCCGCAGCTTCATTTTTTGATAATGATAATTTACGGCCTATTATCCAGGTTCTTTCGCTGATCTATTTTCTCGGCAGCCTAAGGATAGTCCAAAACGCATTATTTACAAAAAGATTACAGTTTAAAAAAATTGCGTTTCTGGAAGTTATCTCAGTGATCATATCAGGAACTATATCTGTTGGAATGGCCGCTGGAGGATTTGGAGTGTGGAGTTTGGTATACGGTCGGTTGGCCTACGTGTTGACGAGTTTGGTAATGGCATGGCTCCTTTCGAGTTGGAGACCCAGATTCGTATTTAATAGAGATAGATTCAATCAATTTTTCAGTTTTGGTCTTAACGTGATGTGTACAAACATTCTTTCTTCGTGCGGCGGAAGCGTGAGCACTGCCGTAATAGGAAAATTTTTAAATATTGCTTCAGTGGGTATATTCAACATGTCAATGAACATCATATATTTCCCAAGCAGGCTCACAACAATGATATTGTCGGGGGTCATGTTTCCAATACTTTCTCATATGCAGGAAGACACCGTTAGATTAAAAGCGGCATATTTCAATGTCCTTAAGACCATTGCAGCTATTACGTTTCCTGCGTTGATAGGAATGGCTTGCGTTACCCCGGAATTTGTAAAGGTGGTTTTGGGAGCTAAATGGGTAGGGATAATAAATCCTATACGGGTATTATTTGTAGTCGGCATGATAGACTCTATTGTTGCTACTGTCGGTTCGGTATTCTGCAGTAAGGGCAGACCGGAGATCGAGCTTAAGGCTGATCTCGCGCTTCTTGCTATATTGCTCCCGCTTATCTTCTTGGGATTGAGGTTTGGATTGATGGGCATTGCGGTTGCGATGGTCCTGCATCGTATCCTGTCAATAAGTATATTTTTTATACTTTTGAAGCCACTGCTAAATTATCGAATAGCCGAGTTGCTCACATCTATTTTTCTGCCGATTCGTGATTCTATTATTATGGGATTGGCGATCATGGCTTATAGGAGCGTTTTTTCAGTTTTCTTTAAAAACGAATTTTTTCTGCTATTAACATCTGTTCTCCTCGGGGTTAGTTTGTATCTCTTAATACTGAAACTTTTTAATTCATACATTTTTACAGAGCTCAAGCGCATCATTGCTGATAGTTTTAAAGATAAGATCCTGGCCATTTTCAGGCGGCAGCGTTGCAGCGTAAATCCATAA
- a CDS encoding SDR family oxidoreductase, producing the protein MRFLVTGGAGFIGSHIVERLLKEGHYVRVLDNFSSGKRDNLSFVIAMSPEGATKQSQNNFELIEGDIRDYNACSQATKDIDYVLHQAALRSVPRSMTMPHEYNAVNIDGFVNILEAALKNKVKRVVYASSSSVYGDATSFPQKETDPCNPISPYALTKLVDEHYASIFSINFGLETVGLRYFNVFGPRQSADDEYAIVIPKFANCILDDKNPPIHGTGKQSRDFTYVDNVVEANILAATRHCDEPRRGDEAISKTFCEVFNVACGSDNTILNLVDTLNVIMNKSIKPVLGPIRQGDVFRTCADNSKIKSVLGFVPKINFKEGLERTARSFKILRDERKEAGGKKKAVNMAGCNKLHHNYSECN; encoded by the coding sequence ATGCGATTTCTTGTAACCGGCGGAGCCGGTTTTATCGGTTCACATATAGTAGAAAGATTGCTCAAAGAAGGCCACTACGTCCGTGTCCTCGACAATTTCTCCAGTGGCAAGCGGGATAATCTTAGCTTCGTCATTGCGATGAGCCCCGAAGGGGCGACGAAGCAATCTCAAAACAACTTTGAATTAATCGAAGGAGATATCAGAGACTATAACGCTTGCTCGCAGGCTACTAAAGACATCGACTACGTTCTTCACCAGGCCGCGCTGCGAAGCGTGCCCAGGTCAATGACCATGCCGCACGAATATAATGCGGTTAACATTGACGGTTTCGTGAATATCCTCGAAGCGGCGCTTAAGAATAAGGTAAAAAGAGTTGTCTATGCCTCATCCAGCTCGGTCTATGGCGATGCCACTTCGTTCCCGCAAAAAGAGACTGACCCCTGCAATCCGATATCGCCTTACGCGCTGACGAAACTGGTAGATGAACATTACGCGAGCATCTTTAGTATTAACTTTGGGCTCGAGACGGTAGGGCTTCGGTATTTCAATGTTTTTGGTCCAAGACAGTCGGCAGATGACGAATATGCCATTGTTATACCTAAATTCGCTAACTGTATATTGGACGATAAAAATCCTCCGATCCACGGCACTGGAAAGCAGTCGCGGGACTTTACATACGTGGATAATGTAGTTGAGGCCAATATTCTCGCCGCTACTCGTCATTGCGATGAGCCCCGAAGGGGCGACGAGGCAATCTCAAAAACCTTCTGCGAGGTATTCAACGTAGCCTGTGGCTCCGACAATACTATCCTGAATCTGGTGGATACGCTGAATGTGATAATGAATAAATCCATCAAGCCTGTTTTAGGGCCGATTCGCCAAGGTGATGTATTTCGCACGTGCGCTGATAACTCTAAGATCAAGTCCGTACTCGGTTTTGTGCCAAAGATAAACTTTAAAGAAGGGCTTGAAAGGACGGCGAGGTCTTTTAAAATTCTTCGAGACGAAAGAAAGGAAGCCGGTGGAAAGAAAAAGGCTGTTAACATGGCTGGTTGTAATAAGTTGCATCATAATTATAGCGAATGTAATTAA
- a CDS encoding glycosyltransferase family 4 protein, translating into MKVLFISHSSLMGGAEKELWQLLKWLPKNEFECHCLFSSDGPMVEKVKALGIKIHIAKLKWWVANNEDPMICLFNVCDGIKERIEKISDIIKSNDIDLVMTNTIVVPDGAMAAKMTGVPHIWRIAEMLSSDPSLKPFLSLRSLYSSVIRLSDYVVVCANAVMAEFKNTLGYKPDNMRVVYSAMETNEGVQENKLKVEDENIVFSAGYISPRKDFFTLLKAAKLVHDRIPSVRFKIAGSVSDGDYYKKLLRERKALKLESIFELCGFRNDIEKLINQSAVFALSSTSEPFGVVLLEAMGAAKPMVVTDSGGPSEAVVDGVNGYVVPVKDYKKMADRIIFLLNNKDIAKRMGQAGCRRTKAIFNMDIFGNNYVSLFKKAVKTQRKRSAERIFQMEDIIELFNDIGTNRKFIRDRINSYDKIYSSFPYRLYKKVFKTSHE; encoded by the coding sequence ATGAAAGTTTTATTCATTTCACACAGTAGTCTTATGGGTGGAGCTGAAAAAGAGCTTTGGCAGCTATTAAAATGGCTCCCCAAAAATGAATTTGAATGCCATTGTTTATTTTCAAGCGATGGGCCCATGGTGGAGAAAGTCAAGGCTTTGGGGATAAAGATTCATATAGCTAAATTAAAATGGTGGGTAGCGAATAATGAAGATCCCATGATTTGTCTTTTTAACGTATGCGATGGCATTAAGGAAAGAATAGAAAAAATATCCGATATCATAAAATCCAATGATATAGATTTAGTCATGACGAATACTATTGTAGTGCCTGATGGAGCCATGGCAGCCAAGATGACCGGCGTGCCACATATATGGCGAATAGCTGAAATGTTGAGCTCCGATCCATCCCTGAAGCCATTTTTAAGCCTAAGATCACTCTATTCTTCAGTGATTAGACTATCTGATTATGTAGTCGTTTGCGCAAATGCTGTTATGGCGGAATTTAAAAATACTTTAGGCTATAAGCCGGATAATATGAGGGTTGTTTATAGCGCGATGGAAACAAATGAAGGGGTGCAAGAAAATAAGCTAAAAGTAGAAGATGAAAATATAGTTTTTTCAGCCGGATATATTAGTCCCAGAAAAGACTTTTTTACATTATTAAAAGCGGCGAAACTGGTTCATGATAGAATCCCAAGCGTTAGGTTTAAGATTGCTGGCAGTGTAAGCGATGGCGACTATTACAAAAAACTACTAAGGGAGCGGAAGGCATTGAAATTGGAGAGCATCTTCGAGCTATGCGGATTTCGTAATGATATTGAAAAACTGATCAATCAATCTGCAGTCTTTGCATTGTCGTCAACAAGCGAACCATTTGGAGTCGTTCTCCTGGAGGCAATGGGTGCGGCAAAGCCTATGGTAGTGACAGATTCTGGTGGTCCATCAGAGGCTGTGGTGGATGGGGTAAATGGATACGTAGTTCCGGTTAAAGACTATAAGAAGATGGCGGATAGAATAATCTTCCTTCTTAATAATAAAGATATTGCTAAAAGAATGGGTCAGGCAGGTTGCAGGCGAACCAAAGCCATCTTTAATATGGATATATTTGGGAATAATTATGTGAGTTTATTTAAAAAAGCAGTAAAGACACAGCGAAAAAGAAGCGCGGAAAGAATTTTTCAGATGGAAGATATAATCGAACTATTTAATGATATAGGGACCAATCGTAAATTTATCCGAGACAGAATAAATTCTTATGATAAAATTTATAGCTCATTTCCGTATAGATTGTATAAAAAAGTTTTTAAGACGAGCCATGAATAA
- a CDS encoding class I SAM-dependent methyltransferase → MGNLNPIYLKKEDIEEVAEFMGLDFASCKERIINYSSMELARRWHRMNPMTHTEIVQFYNDNPLYVFELTKANASKERLEFHGAVIAFLLKNYPASSHPKVLDFGSGVGSDAIKFSEKGHQVSFADIPGKTAKFAEYRFKKRNINACFVPITGEALNLKEKYDIIICFDVLEHISNPIKTLSGLVKHLTDNGVIGIINCPNDENGDHPCHLPHTFLSLGKLWQQTLDYAGLVEAVGSRHVYRKATGLKSFLKKTRYYFWNMTSLYVSRVPKIEKVKT, encoded by the coding sequence GTGGGCAATTTAAATCCAATATACCTTAAAAAAGAAGACATTGAAGAGGTCGCGGAGTTTATGGGATTGGATTTTGCTTCATGTAAAGAGAGGATAATCAATTATAGCTCGATGGAGCTTGCAAGGAGATGGCATAGGATGAATCCCATGACTCACACAGAGATAGTGCAGTTTTATAACGATAATCCCCTTTACGTGTTTGAGCTTACAAAAGCTAACGCTAGTAAGGAGCGCCTGGAGTTTCACGGCGCAGTAATAGCATTTTTATTAAAAAACTATCCCGCTAGTAGTCACCCCAAGGTTTTGGATTTTGGATCCGGGGTAGGATCGGATGCAATAAAATTTTCAGAGAAAGGACACCAGGTCTCTTTTGCGGATATTCCCGGAAAGACCGCGAAGTTCGCGGAATATAGGTTTAAAAAACGTAATATTAACGCATGCTTTGTTCCGATTACGGGAGAAGCGCTCAACCTAAAAGAAAAATATGACATTATAATTTGTTTTGATGTGTTAGAGCATATATCCAATCCGATAAAAACTCTTTCTGGCTTGGTTAAACACTTAACCGACAATGGCGTTATCGGAATAATAAACTGCCCGAACGATGAAAATGGTGACCATCCCTGCCACTTACCCCATACATTTTTATCTCTTGGAAAGCTGTGGCAGCAAACACTTGATTATGCTGGCCTGGTAGAAGCTGTAGGCAGCAGGCATGTTTATAGAAAAGCAACCGGCTTAAAGTCATTTCTTAAAAAAACACGTTATTATTTCTGGAATATGACATCATTATATGTAAGTCGAGTGCCTAAAATAGAGAAGGTTAAGACATGA
- a CDS encoding AAA family ATPase, with protein sequence MYEKYYGFTDRPFNLTPDSKFFFASSKHEEALNCLLLAISERNGFVVITGEIGSGKTTVCRTLLNRLDQSTKVALVLNTHLGKKELLTTVLEDLEIEYKSTSKTHILSALNKYLIEQASKDINVVLVIDEAQNLTPSVLEEVRMLSNLETEREKLVQIVLMGQPELKKKLALPRLEQFRQRVVFHYHIEPLGYEEASEYIKHRLKTAGNLSADIFTEGAIDEIFKFSKGVPRLINLACHNALISGLVGDSRHITVDIARDAIKDLLQYTVRQSFEYNKEVSWAA encoded by the coding sequence ATGTATGAAAAATATTACGGCTTTACAGATAGGCCGTTTAACCTGACGCCCGATTCTAAATTCTTCTTCGCAAGCTCGAAGCACGAAGAGGCGCTGAATTGCCTTCTTCTCGCTATAAGCGAAAGAAATGGATTCGTTGTCATAACGGGTGAGATAGGCTCAGGCAAGACGACCGTATGCAGGACTTTGTTAAACAGGTTAGACCAGAGTACAAAAGTGGCGCTTGTTCTTAATACGCATTTGGGGAAAAAAGAACTCCTGACGACTGTCCTTGAAGATTTGGAGATAGAGTATAAGTCCACATCTAAAACACACATCCTTTCAGCCCTCAATAAATACCTTATTGAGCAGGCCTCGAAAGATATAAATGTGGTGCTTGTTATTGATGAAGCGCAGAACCTAACGCCGTCTGTTCTTGAAGAAGTTAGGATGCTGTCTAATCTGGAGACAGAAAGAGAAAAGCTGGTTCAGATAGTATTGATGGGCCAGCCGGAGCTGAAGAAGAAACTGGCGCTGCCCAGACTGGAACAGTTCAGGCAGAGAGTGGTTTTTCACTATCATATTGAACCGTTAGGTTATGAAGAGGCTTCAGAATATATAAAGCACCGCCTTAAAACAGCCGGAAATTTAAGTGCCGACATATTTACCGAAGGGGCTATTGATGAAATATTTAAATTCTCCAAAGGTGTGCCGCGGTTGATAAATCTTGCCTGTCACAATGCCCTGATAAGCGGTCTTGTAGGCGATTCCAGGCACATAACCGTTGATATCGCGCGCGATGCTATTAAAGACCTGCTTCAATATACAGTTAGACAAAGTTTTGAATATAATAAGGAGGTTTCATGGGCCGCATAA
- a CDS encoding GNVR domain-containing protein, translated as MDHKNIAQLKPVDYLNIVFRRKWLIIIPVFIGLVGGMIFGNTLPKMYEASALILVEEGKVINPLIQGIAVSTSVAQRLSMLREQILGWDRVMQLIKALQLDKDIKNQWEFEGLVKKLRRSIKVAIRGQNLITIGYEGKNPAEAQKIVKTTVDIFISENMRLQSKEAENAIDFINDQVALYQKKIKQSEIANMDEQLKKLLVDSTDKHPMVIELKKKMSAAQKDLDKGNYNVDPAFLGSAAPEDKALKEELTRLKGEIATQSLDATDTGSNRAKVASPSNEKLYKLLLLDKLDKSEAQDQGVTQKLYNELLTRLETAKITQRLEASKEGTRYTILDPARLPLRPSKPNKMMLLFLGLIMGTGAGVGLVFLAELFDHSFLGIDEARNALELPIFGAISKIITQEDLKIQKMHNVRMTAISAAAGVALLVIIIFNVFLG; from the coding sequence ATGGATCACAAAAACATAGCTCAATTAAAACCGGTTGATTATCTGAATATCGTATTCAGGCGTAAGTGGCTGATAATAATTCCGGTATTCATAGGCTTGGTCGGCGGGATGATATTCGGAAATACCCTTCCTAAAATGTATGAAGCGTCTGCTCTTATATTAGTAGAAGAGGGCAAGGTAATAAATCCGCTCATTCAGGGTATTGCCGTTTCAACAAGTGTGGCACAGCGTCTTAGCATGTTGCGTGAGCAGATACTCGGCTGGGACAGGGTAATGCAATTGATAAAAGCCCTGCAACTCGATAAGGATATTAAAAATCAGTGGGAGTTTGAAGGTCTGGTAAAAAAACTCAGGAGAAGCATCAAAGTGGCCATACGCGGACAAAATTTGATAACCATAGGCTATGAGGGCAAAAATCCTGCGGAGGCACAAAAGATAGTTAAGACCACAGTAGACATATTTATTTCAGAAAATATGCGGCTGCAGTCCAAGGAGGCGGAAAACGCCATAGACTTTATAAATGATCAGGTTGCCCTGTATCAGAAGAAGATCAAGCAGTCTGAAATTGCGAACATGGACGAACAACTAAAAAAATTACTTGTAGATTCAACTGATAAGCATCCGATGGTAATTGAACTGAAGAAGAAGATGTCAGCGGCGCAGAAAGACCTGGATAAGGGTAACTACAATGTGGATCCGGCTTTCTTAGGTTCAGCCGCTCCGGAGGATAAGGCACTCAAGGAGGAATTAACAAGGCTTAAAGGGGAGATTGCGACCCAGTCGCTCGATGCCACTGATACCGGTTCAAACAGGGCTAAGGTCGCGTCGCCATCCAATGAAAAGCTGTATAAGCTTCTCCTTCTTGATAAATTAGACAAATCGGAGGCGCAGGATCAGGGGGTCACGCAGAAATTGTATAACGAGCTCTTGACTCGCCTTGAAACAGCTAAGATAACGCAGCGCCTCGAGGCATCAAAGGAAGGCACTCGCTACACTATACTGGATCCTGCCAGATTACCTTTAAGGCCGTCCAAGCCCAATAAAATGATGCTTCTATTCCTGGGGCTTATCATGGGCACCGGCGCAGGTGTGGGCCTGGTATTTTTAGCAGAATTGTTTGATCATTCATTCCTGGGTATTGACGAAGCCAGGAATGCGCTGGAACTTCCCATATTCGGCGCAATATCAAAGATAATAACGCAGGAAGATTTGAAGATACAGAAGATGCATAATGTCAGGATGACCGCGATATCCGCCGCAGCGGGAGTGGCGTTGCTTGTCATTATAATCTTCAATGTCTTCCTTGGTTAA
- a CDS encoding CpsD/CapB family tyrosine-protein kinase, with translation MGRITDALKKVADERVARIQKKPEIQYVVKQVENTKIKPNIVAFHDSASPVGEQYKIIRSNIQSLRAKGDYKTFVITSSVNGEGKTVTSINLAMTMAHDLNDKSVLLIDADMRKGKVAKYMGLNSSPGLAEILRGEIDPNETFVSPNIKNLTIIPQGKVPKNPAELISSKKMTSLLASLKARFDYIFIDSPPVMPLADPCLLGSVADGTILVIKAGKTQREMIKTVEHRLAQARVKLLGYIMTSVECHLPHYLYRYVNEYSGYSAYYEKENVEQKENSEELVVSAKE, from the coding sequence ATGGGCCGCATAACAGACGCATTAAAGAAAGTAGCTGATGAGAGAGTTGCCAGGATACAAAAAAAGCCGGAAATCCAGTATGTAGTAAAGCAGGTTGAGAATACAAAGATAAAACCTAATATAGTCGCATTTCATGATTCCGCGTCTCCGGTAGGAGAGCAGTATAAGATAATTCGCTCAAATATACAGTCTTTAAGAGCGAAGGGCGATTACAAGACTTTTGTTATAACAAGTTCTGTTAATGGAGAGGGAAAGACCGTTACCTCTATTAACCTGGCCATGACCATGGCACATGATCTTAATGATAAATCAGTCCTTTTGATAGACGCTGATATGCGTAAAGGCAAGGTTGCTAAGTATATGGGTCTCAATAGCAGTCCAGGCCTGGCAGAGATATTGAGAGGCGAAATCGATCCTAACGAAACATTTGTCAGTCCGAACATAAAGAACCTGACCATAATACCACAGGGCAAGGTCCCCAAGAATCCGGCTGAGCTTATTTCTTCAAAGAAGATGACAAGCCTTTTGGCCAGCTTAAAAGCAAGGTTCGATTATATATTCATAGATTCTCCCCCCGTAATGCCGCTGGCCGATCCATGTCTATTAGGCTCGGTTGCGGATGGAACGATACTGGTCATAAAGGCAGGCAAGACCCAGCGTGAAATGATAAAGACCGTGGAGCACCGCCTGGCTCAGGCAAGAGTAAAACTGCTTGGCTATATAATGACCAGTGTGGAATGTCATCTGCCTCATTATCTCTATCGCTATGTGAATGAATATAGCGGTTATAGCGCTTATTATGAAAAAGAGAATGTTGAGCAGAAGGAAAATTCCGAAGAGTTAGTCGTCAGCGCAAAAGAATAG
- a CDS encoding glycoside hydrolase family 99-like domain-containing protein produces the protein MNNLKYLAIYLPQFHPIPENDTWWGKGFTEWRNVTKAKPLFRGHYQPRLPSDLGFYDLRVPEVREEQARMAKDHGIDGFCYFHYWFKGRRVLEKPVDEILKNGKPDFPFCLFWANETWEGRWHGIVKERRTLIKQEYSEEDDVNHARWLAIAMADKRYFRIGNRPVFVIYKPLDLPDLNRTIETWRREFKHLGMPNPYLIGSNAGGYADIEDLLRYDMDAALQHIPELGIFDYFHKNCFKKKLERLIKNIKHGSLSRYLHIYDYEYAVRKMLWDAEGPIYRSIIPSWDNSPRAGDMGAIFVNSTPDKFEKILYDLSKKTIEKFPADKQILFLNAWNEWAEGNHLEPDLKYGKRYLEAVKKVKIKCAAYGS, from the coding sequence ATGAATAATTTAAAATATCTTGCAATATATCTGCCGCAGTTTCACCCTATTCCTGAAAATGATACATGGTGGGGGAAAGGCTTTACGGAATGGCGAAATGTTACAAAGGCAAAACCCTTATTCAGAGGACATTACCAGCCTCGTCTGCCGTCCGATCTGGGTTTTTATGACCTGAGGGTTCCGGAAGTTCGCGAAGAACAGGCAAGAATGGCAAAAGACCATGGAATCGACGGATTCTGCTATTTTCATTATTGGTTCAAGGGAAGGCGTGTACTTGAAAAACCAGTCGATGAAATTTTAAAAAATGGCAAACCGGATTTTCCTTTCTGTCTTTTTTGGGCAAACGAAACCTGGGAAGGTCGGTGGCATGGGATTGTAAAAGAAAGAAGAACTTTAATAAAACAGGAATATTCCGAAGAAGACGATGTTAATCATGCGCGTTGGCTTGCAATAGCCATGGCCGACAAACGCTATTTCAGAATAGGCAACAGGCCCGTTTTTGTTATCTATAAACCTCTTGATTTACCGGATTTAAATAGAACTATCGAAACCTGGAGGCGTGAATTTAAACATCTGGGGATGCCAAACCCTTATTTAATTGGTTCAAATGCAGGCGGCTATGCGGACATCGAAGATTTACTTCGGTACGATATGGATGCTGCGTTACAGCATATTCCAGAATTAGGGATATTCGATTATTTTCATAAGAATTGTTTTAAAAAAAAGCTTGAACGATTAATCAAAAATATTAAACATGGCTCATTGTCGCGCTATTTACATATTTATGATTATGAATATGCGGTTAGAAAAATGCTTTGGGATGCGGAAGGGCCTATTTACAGATCTATTATACCTTCTTGGGATAATTCACCACGGGCCGGGGATATGGGAGCTATTTTTGTCAACAGTACGCCCGATAAATTTGAAAAAATTTTGTATGACTTGTCTAAAAAAACCATAGAAAAATTTCCAGCTGATAAGCAAATCCTATTTTTGAATGCATGGAATGAGTGGGCAGAGGGAAATCATCTTGAGCCAGATTTAAAATATGGAAAAAGGTACTTAGAGGC